The [Clostridium] celerecrescens 18A genomic sequence AAACAAAACGGGGGCAGAAGATATCCTACGGATCTGGGTACAGGCATCGATTCCTGATAAATCTGGCATCATAATGTCTAAAATAATAAGATCAATATCAGGATTATCTGTGACGGCCGCGACTGCATCACTTCCGTTTGCTGCTTCTGACACGGAATAGCCTTTGCTTTCCAGCTGAATGCGAAGGACTTCCCGGATGTCAGCATCATCATCCACTACCAATATCAATGTATTCATGGATCGGCAGTCTCCTTTTTATTAATTTAATATGAAAAATTATATCATTTATGGATAGAATAACAATGAAATCCAGGGGAATTAAGAATTATTAAGATTTGGTCCGTGATTATCAAAGACCGGTCAGGAATGACCGGTCTTTGTATTTTTTTTAGGGGAATATACCATGCCCATATAGGCATCGCCGGACCGCAGCTCATCAAGCATCTGGTCGATCCGTTTTTTGCGGGTTTCCGGACGCCTGGCCCTTGTGATCCAGCCGATATAGTCATTTTTTTGATAAGAAGGACGGGCATTGTAGGCCTCTGTTAAATTCTCTTTCCAAAGCTCCGCCATTACATCATCGGGCATGGGATAGCGGGGGCGCAATGTCTTTTCTTTTGTTTTTCCCGCTTTTTTCTCTTCCAGAAGAACGGCCTGTTCGGCTGTCCGAAAGCGGACCATCCTTCCTATAAGCTCAAGGGGGAGGGGCTTGTCATATGGAAACTGGACCGTGCCCTTTGAGTAATGGTATTCCTTCAGTTCTTCCTGAAAGGCATTGATTGCGGATGGGGCCGGATGAAATCCCACATGCTTTTTCCCTGCCGAGAAATGTACCAGATTGCCGTAATAGTCAAATGTGGCCATTCCCCAGCTGATTTTTTCCGTTGCTTCCGGTGCTGCCTCTTTTATGGTCTGGTACAGCTTTTCCAGAATAGCCTGTATATCCTGGCGTTGGCCTGCAATGTATTCTCCAATTGTAGTTGGGAGTTTCTGTTCCATACGATACCTCCTCTTTCTGCATCTTTGTTATATAATATCATATTTCCAATAATTTTGCCTAAAACCAACACTGGTTATTCAAAAATATCATAGAATATGGAAAGACTCTTATTTGGAGATAACAAAATGGGTTATTACGATTACGAAGGTTACCAGCCATATTCATATGGTTATATTCCACCATATTGGAATACACCGGCATCTCCCCTGTCATTTCAACAGATGATGAATCCTGACATTTTCACATATCCACAGAATCTTGATGGTGCCCTTGAATTGATTCTGGAAGCACTATCGGGTGAGACGGAGGACAGGGTATTTTATATGTGGTTAATAAACCAGGCTTCCTCAGAAGAGGATAAGCAGATTATATCCGGTATCCGTGACAATGAAATAGGACATTATACATTGTTCCGGCAAATTTATCAGGATTTAACCGGTGAGATGCCCCCATCTACGGAAGGAGAAGCTTTTGTAGAGCCGGAAAGCTATTGCGCTGGTTTGTCAAGAGCCTTGTTAGGTGAGCAGAATGCAGTACAAAAATACCGTAAGATTTTATATGCCATGCAATCTCGCCTCCATATAAATATGATGGTTGAAATTATCACAGACGAAATCAGGCACGGAATTTTATATAGCTATCTCTATTCTAAAAATGGCTGCGGAAGCCAAAATACCCTGGAATAAACCACTGGATCGGCAGGCATGGAGAGAAGTTTCTGATTA encodes the following:
- a CDS encoding DUF1801 domain-containing protein, with the translated sequence MEQKLPTTIGEYIAGQRQDIQAILEKLYQTIKEAAPEATEKISWGMATFDYYGNLVHFSAGKKHVGFHPAPSAINAFQEELKEYHYSKGTVQFPYDKPLPLELIGRMVRFRTAEQAVLLEEKKAGKTKEKTLRPRYPMPDDVMAELWKENLTEAYNARPSYQKNDYIGWITRARRPETRKKRIDQMLDELRSGDAYMGMVYSPKKNTKTGHS
- a CDS encoding ferritin family protein, coding for MGYYDYEGYQPYSYGYIPPYWNTPASPLSFQQMMNPDIFTYPQNLDGALELILEALSGETEDRVFYMWLINQASSEEDKQIISGIRDNEIGHYTLFRQIYQDLTGEMPPSTEGEAFVEPESYCAGLSRALLGEQNAVQKYRKILYAMQSRLHINMMVEIITDEIRHGILYSYLYSKNGCGSQNTLE